In one Magallana gigas chromosome 9, xbMagGiga1.1, whole genome shotgun sequence genomic region, the following are encoded:
- the LOC105343031 gene encoding uncharacterized protein, translating into MITTLLVCLSLLCKTVESGVISEKRASCNVPHYYDGTCSCEDNVVTCNGQSQMPDFSSGDHYKTVNFVGGNFRNAIKFGNPFANLQTEELILKDMNIVSIPDHAFLPLKLVLKKLDLSNNFLTTLPLALKELDVLESLDVSNNVIDDKNFTEIVLRKLGATLTSFTFGSLDINNWPNTLKHLQMLQNLNVTKAAIRFMPQDAFYGFSGTLLTLSLENTALNSVPLAVARLTFLQSFNFDHNENVGDYGMNVSALARYDELSDKHFFPRRQLENLPYTENLERLELKNTNLKQVPCALKFAIENLTRVKHVFPLTVDLSENKIECTCELKWLSDTLYAHRNNINWTHWVGKHCRKHSKMVTTFLVCLSLLYGTVDSGLISEKRASCNPPIFHDGTCSCENKVVTCTGQSQVPVFSSSESYKTVNIVGGNFRTAITFGSPFANLQTEELVLKNMGIVSIPDDAFLPLKSVLKKLDLSNNFLTTLPLALKNLDVLESLDVSNNVIDDKNFSETVLRKLGATLTSLTFGSLDINNWPSTLKHLQMLQNLNVTKAAVRFMPQDAFYGFSGTLLTLSLENTALNSVPLAVSRLTFLQSFNFDHNENVGDYGMNVPLRPGMMNYLTNISLQDDSLKTFPSALKAFNNLKSVSMDENMLEFVSDNAAEAVSQIENLSMRNSSISRIPQALSNITSLKSLDLSDNRIHSIDIEDVRILHSVKEIKLNNNPILYISNHAFDSTKNLERLELKNTNLKQVPCALKFAIESLTRVKHTFPLTVDLSDNKIECTCELKWLSETLYAHRNNILWTVLGNCETIVSSIDSYLKSVTLGGCPPSNICNS; encoded by the exons ATGATTACGACATTATTG GTGTGTTTGTCTTTGTTGTGCAAAACTGTTGAGTCTGGGGTAATTTCCGAAAAACGAGCTTCCTGTAATGTTCCGCATTACTACGACGGCACGTGCAGTTGTGAGGACAATGTCGTCACCTGCAATGGACAATCACAAATGCCTGATTTTAGTTCAGGTGATCATTACAAGACGGTGAATTTTGTAGGGGGAAACTTCCGTAATGCCATTAAGTTTGGGAATCCGTTCGCTAACCTCCAGACAGAGGAACTTATCCTAAAGGATATGAATATCGTCTCCATTCCTGACCACGCATTTTTACCTCTGAAATTGGTATTAAAAAAGCTTGACCTGTCTAATAACTTTTTGACCACTCTTCCTCTAGCTCTCAAGGAGCTGGATGTATTAGAGTCTCTTGACGTTTCAAACAACGTCATCGACGACAAAAATTTTACCGAGATCGTTTTGAGAAAGCTTGGTGCAACTCTAACTTCTTTTACTTTCGGTAGCTTAGATATTAATAATTGGCCGAATACACTGAAACACCTCCAAATGCTTCAAAACCTTAACGTTACCAAGGCAGCCATTCGATTCATGCCACAAGACGCATTTTATGGATTTTCTGGAACGCTGCTGACTCTAAGTTTGGAGAACACTGCTCTAAATTCCGTGCCTTTGGCTGTTGCTAGACTAACTTTCttacaatcttttaactttgaTCACAATGAAAATGTCGGAGACTATGGAATGAATGTTTCCGCTCTTGCGCGGTATGATGAATTATCTGACAAACATTTCTTTCCAAGACGACAGCTTGAAAACCTTCCCTA CACTGAAAATTTAGAGCGGTTGGAACTTAAAAACACAAATTTGAAGCAAGTACCTTGCGCCTTGAAGTTTGCCATCGAAAACCTTACCCGGGTCAAGCACGTCTTTCCTCTCACGGTTGACTTGTCAGAGAATAAAATCGAATGCACATGCGAACTGAAATGGTTATCAGATACTCTCTATGCACACAGGAATAACATCAACTGGACA CATTGGGTCGGCAAGCATTGCAG GAAACATTCTAAAATGGTTACTACATTTTTg GTTTGTTTATCTCTTCTGTATGGCACGGTGGATTCTGGTCTCATATCCGAAAAAAGAGCATCGTGTAATCCGCCAATTTTTCATGACGGCACTTGCAGTTGTGAGAACAAAGTCGTCACTTGCACGGGTCAATCACAGGTGCCCGTTTTCAGTTCCTCTGAAAGCTATAAGACTGTAAACATTGTTGGCGGAAACTTCCGAACTGCCATTACGTTCGGGAGTCCGTTCGCTAATCTCCAGACCGAGGAACTAGTTCTGAAAAATATGGGTATCGTCTCCATTCCTGACGATGCTTTTTTACCACTGAAATCGGTATTAAAGAAGCTTGACCTGTCTAACAACTTTTTGACCACTCTTCCTCTAGCTCTCAAGAACCTAGATGTATTGGAGTCTCTTGACGTTTCAAACAACGTTATCGACGACAAAAATTTTTCCGAGACCGTTTTGAGAAAGCTTGGCGCAACTCTTACTTCCCTGACCTTTGGTAGTTTGGACATTAATAATTGGCCTAGTACACTAAAACATCTCCAAATGCTTCAAAACCTTAATGTTACCAAAGCAGCCGTTCGATTTATGCCACAAGACGCATTTTACGGATTTTCGGGAACACTTTTGACTCTTAGTTTGGAAAACACTGCTCTAAATTCTGTGCCTCTGGCTGTTTCTAGACTAACTTTCttacaatcttttaactttgaTCATAATGAAAACGTCGGAGACTATGGAATGAATGTTCCGCTTAGACCTGGCATGATGAATTATCTGACAAACATTTCTCTCCAAGACGACAGCTTGAAAACCTTCCCAAGTGCGCTCAAGGCTTTCAATAATCTGAAATCTGTATCCATGGACGAAAACATGCTAGAATTCGTTAGTGACAATGCGGCTGAGGCTGTTAGTCAAATAGAAAATCTAAGTATGCGCAACTCAAGCATTTCTCGTATTCCACAAGCGTTGTCAAATATAACGTCTCTGAAATCTCTCGATCTATCAGATAACCGCATCCATAGTATTGATATTGAAGATGTCAGAATCCTACATTCTGTTAAAGAAATCAAGCTCAACAATAACCCtattctttatatttcaaatcatgCCTTTGATAGCACTAAAAATTTGGAGCGGTTGGAACTGAAAAACACAAACTTGAAGCAAGTACCTTGCGCCTTGAAGTTTGCCATCGAAAGCCTCACGCGAGTAAAGCACACTTTTCCTCTCACggttgacttgtcagataataAGATCGAATGCACTTGCGAACTAAAATGGCTTTCTGAAACTCTCTATGCGCACAGGAATAACATCCTCTGGACGGTACTTGGGAACTGTGAAACAATAGTCTCAAGTATAGATAGCTATCTGAAATCAGTAACCCTTGGAGGCTGTCCGCCGTCAAATATTTGTAATTCATAA
- the LOC105343032 gene encoding leucine-rich repeat-containing protein 15-like — MMQLILLSAVISVVASASCPTGCSCRNRYVDCVGRRHTTMPDFSSLGVASNYDTLDMRDNNLTTLDNTSFVGAPFKTVYLSHNNLADRFISAGAFEGLVDSVKILDLGYNNIQKLPVALKELKMIEELDVSHNPMRFSNSFPADIMRAMGDTITAFTFGNNQLVSWPESLNHFVQLQKLHVDQLGSFMQVLTPEAFHGFETTLLYLKIEKTNLIAVPIGISKLKNLEELHFDDNPQITDKGVLIQSFPTNTDSPKLRIVSLDGDGLTKFPPVLKYLRALNKLSLDRNLLDFLSDASISGNVTAAELSLVNCGLDRIPGALSDLHYLTHLDLSQNDIRTIEHNDLENLPTLEQLVIQNASLEYISNNAFSALHRLDSLDFRQTNLKQVPDALNAMYPCPAKVDLIGNKVDCMCETLVWLAAKTEWCQNHGSPMDITGDCDTIASTVKNYVTKYIPNCPQYKVDNNIAPYNHG, encoded by the exons ATG ATGCAACTGATCTTGTTAAGTGCCGTCATTAGTGTAGTAGCCAGTGCTAGCTGTCCTACTGGGTGCTCGTGTCGAAATCGCTATGTCGACTGCGTCGGTAGGCGACACACAACTATGCCTGATTTTTCTTCCCTAGGTGTCGCCTCGAACTATGACACTTTAGATATGAGAGATAATAACCTGACCACGTTGGATAATACAAGTTTTGTCGGTGCCCCTTTcaaaacagtttatttatcacataataaTTTGGCCGACAGATTTATCTCAGCAGGTGCTTTTGAAGGATTAGTTGATTCTGTCAAAATTCTTGATCTTGgttataataatattcaaaagcTGCCAGTTGCTCTGAAAGAGTTAAAAATGATTGAGGAACTAGATGTATCCCATAATCCAATGCGGTTCTCAAACTCCTTCCCTGCTGACATTATGAGAGCTATGGGAGATACGATCACTGCTTTCACTTTCGGAAACAACCAGTTGGTCAGCTGGCCGGAGTCTTTGAATCACTTTGTTCAGCTTCAAAAACTTCATGTGGATCAACTTGGATCATTTATGCAGGTCTTGACTCCAGAGGCATTTCACGGCTTTGAGACAACACTTTTATACTTGAAGATTGAGAAAACTAATTTAATCGCTGTACCCATTGGAATAAGCAAGCTAAAAAATCTAGAAGAGCTTCATTTTGACGACAACCCCCAGATTACCGATAAAGGTGTTCTTATCCAGTCGTTCCCGACAAACACCGACAGTCCTAAACTCAGGATAGTCAGTTTAGATGGTGATGGTCTAACTAAATTTCCACCAGTCCTTAAATATCTTAGAGCCCTTAATAAATTAAGTTTAGACAGAAACCTGCTTGACTTTCTAAGTGATGCCTCTATCAGTGGTAATGTGACTGCAGCAGAGCTGTCATTGGTCAACTGTGGTCTAGACCGAATCCCAGGAGCGCTCTCTGATTTACATTACCTTACTCATCTCGATTTGTCTCAAAATGACATAAGAACGATCGAACATAACGATCTTGAGAACCTTCCAACTCTTGAGCAATTGGTCATTCAAAACGCCTCTCTAGAATACATTTCGAATAATGCTTTTTCAGCTCTACACCGCCTGGATAGTTTGGACTTTAGGCAAACCAATCTCAAGCAGGTGCCCGATGCCTTGAATGCGATGTATCCATGTCCTGCTAAAGTAGATCTCATCGGAAATAAAGTAGATTGTATGTGTGAGACCCTTGTGTGGCTCGCAGCTAAAACTGAATGGTGCCAGAATCACGGATCGCCAATGGATATTACAGGGGACTGCGACACCATTGCCTCCACAGTGAAAAACTATGTTACAAAGTATATCCCAAATTGTCCACAGTACAAAGTTGACAACAATATTGCACCGTATAACCACGGCTAA
- the LOC105343034 gene encoding leucine-rich repeat-containing protein 15: MMRLILLSALISAVTSASCPTGCSCRNRYVDCSGRRHTTMPDFSSLGVASNYDTLDMRNNNLTTLDNASFVGAPFETVYLSHNNLADRFISAGAFEGLVDSVKILDLGFNNIQKLPTALKELNMIEELDVSHNPMRFSNSFPADIMRAMGDTITAFTFGNNQLVSWPESLNHFVQLQKLHVDQLGSFMQVLTPEAFHGFETTLLYLKIENTNLIAVPIGISKLKNLEELHFDDNPQITDKGVLIQSFPLKFEPPKLRIVSLDGDGLTKFPPVLKYLRALDKLSLDRNLLDFLSDASIEGNVTATELSLVNCGLDRIPGALSDLHYLTHLDLSQNDIKTIEHNDLENLPTLEQLVIQNASLEYISNNAFAALHHLVSLDLRLTNLKQVPNALNLMHPCPAKVDLIGNKVDCMCETLVWLATKTEWCQAQGSPMDITGDCDTIDSTVKNYVAKYIPNCPQYKVDHNIAPYNHG; this comes from the exons ATG ATGCGGTTGATCTTACTGAGCGCCCTGATTAGTGCAGTAACCAGTGCCAGCTGTCCTACTGGGTGCTCGTGTCGAAATCGTTATGTCGACTGCAGCGGTAGGCGACATACCACTATGCCTGATTTTTCTTCCCTAGGTGTCGCCTCGAACTATGACACTTTAGATATGAGAAATAACAACCTGACCACGTTGGACAATGCAAGTTTTGTCGGTGCCCCCTTcgaaacagtttatttatcacataataaTTTGGCCGACAGATTTATATCAGCAGGTGCTTTTGAAGGATTAGTTGATTCAGTCAAAATTCTTGATCTTGGTTTCAACAATATTCAGAAACTGCCAACTGCCCTGAAAGAGTTAAACATGATTGAAGAACTGGATGTATCCCATAATCCAATGCGGTTCTCAAACTCCTTCCCTGCTGACATTATGAGAGCTATGGGAGATACGATCACTGCTTTCACTTTTGGAAACAACCAGTTGGTCAGCTGGCCGGAGTCTTTGAATCACTTTGTTCAGCTTCAAAAACTTCACGTGGATCAACTTGGATCATTCATGCAAGTCCTAACTCCAGAAGCATTTCACGGCTTTGAAACAACACTTTTATACTTGAAGATAGAGAATACTAATTTAATCGCTGTACCAATTGGAATAAGCAAGCTCAAAAATCTAGAAGAGCTTCATTTTGACGATAATCCCCAGATAACCGATAAAGGAGTTCTTATCCAGTCGTTTCCGCTAAAATTTGAACCACCCAAACTCAGGATTGTCAGCTTAGACGGTGATGGTCTGACTAAATTTCCACCAGTTCTGAAATATCTTAGAGCCCTTGATAAACTAAGCCTAGATAGAAACCTGCTTGATTTTCTAAGCGACGCTTCTATAGAAGGCAACGTTACGGCAACAGAGTTGTCACTAGTCAACTGTGGGCTGGACCGAATCCCAGGAGCGCTATCTGATTTACATTACCTTACCCATCTCGATTTGTcccaaaatgacataaaaacaATCGAACATAACGATCTGGAGAACCTTCCAACTCTTGAGCAATTGGTCATTCAAAACGCCTCTCTAGAATACATTTCGAATAACGCTTTCGCAGCTTTGCACCACCTTGTTAGCTTGGATTTAAGGCTAACTAATCTTAAACAGGTTCCCAATGCCCTAAATCTTATGCATCCATGCCCTGCCAAAGTGGACCTCATCGGAAATAAAGTAGATTGTATGTGTGAGACCCTTGTGTGGCTGGCAACTAAGACTGAGTGGTGCCAGGCCCAAGGATCGCCAATGGACATCACAGGGGACTGCGACACCATTGACTCCACAGTGAAAAACTATGTTGCGAAGTACATCCCAAATTGTCCTCAATACAAAGTTGACCACAACATTGCACCGTATAACCACGGCTAA